In one window of Hymenobacter nivis DNA:
- the fabD gene encoding ACP S-malonyltransferase encodes MARELFAQNDAVRQLLTQANDILGFSLTELMFNGSEDDLRRTDVTQPAIFAHSVAQFVAVPDRAVGMAAGHSLGEFSALVAAGVLDFADALRLVARRAQAMQAACEEQPGTMAAILGLADDVVERICQEISAGGDVVVAANYNCPGQLVVSGAVRGVELACEQLKAAGAKRALLLPVGGAFHSPLMQSAATALGEAIEKTTFREARCSVYQNVDGQPHRAPAKIKANLLAQLTAPVRWTQSVQRMAADGAPDFVECGPGKVLQGLVKKIVPLATVASAQ; translated from the coding sequence ATGGCCCGCGAGCTATTTGCCCAAAACGATGCTGTCCGCCAGCTCCTCACCCAGGCAAACGACATCCTCGGCTTTTCGCTCACCGAGCTGATGTTCAACGGCTCCGAGGACGACCTGCGCCGCACCGACGTGACGCAGCCGGCCATTTTTGCGCATTCGGTGGCCCAGTTCGTGGCCGTGCCCGACCGGGCGGTGGGCATGGCCGCGGGCCACTCGCTGGGCGAGTTTTCGGCCCTGGTAGCGGCCGGCGTGCTGGACTTCGCCGATGCCCTGCGCCTGGTGGCCCGCCGCGCCCAGGCCATGCAGGCCGCCTGCGAGGAGCAGCCCGGCACGATGGCCGCCATCCTGGGCCTGGCCGACGACGTAGTGGAGCGCATCTGTCAGGAAATCAGCGCCGGGGGCGATGTGGTGGTGGCCGCCAACTACAACTGCCCCGGCCAGCTGGTGGTATCGGGTGCGGTGCGCGGCGTGGAGCTGGCCTGCGAGCAGCTGAAGGCCGCCGGGGCCAAGCGCGCCCTACTACTGCCGGTGGGCGGCGCCTTCCACTCGCCGCTGATGCAGTCGGCCGCCACAGCCCTGGGCGAGGCCATCGAGAAAACAACCTTCCGCGAAGCCCGCTGCTCCGTGTACCAAAACGTGGATGGCCAGCCCCACCGGGCCCCCGCCAAAATCAAGGCCAACCTGCTGGCCCAGCTCACGGCCCCCGTGCGTTGGACGCAATCGGTGCAGCGCATGGCCGCCGACGGGGCCCCCGACTTCGTAGAATGCGGCCCCGGTAAGGTACTCCAGGGCTTGGTGAAGAAGATTGTGCCCCTGGCCACCGTCGCCTCGGCGCAGTGA
- the folK gene encoding 2-amino-4-hydroxy-6-hydroxymethyldihydropteridine diphosphokinase: MSAPALAYLLLGSNLGDRTAYLQAARTGLATAGEIVAVSGIYETAAWGPADQPAYLNQAVALRTALTPGALLAHCLATEAAAGRERHERWGSRTLDVDVLLYDDRIIDTPTLTVPHPRLPSRRFALGPLAEIAATLVHPQRHLTIAELLARCPDPLAVRPWAATG, translated from the coding sequence GTGAGCGCGCCCGCCCTGGCTTACCTGCTGCTGGGCAGTAACCTTGGCGACCGCACCGCCTACCTGCAAGCGGCGCGCACCGGCCTGGCCACCGCGGGCGAAATCGTGGCGGTTTCGGGCATTTACGAAACCGCCGCCTGGGGCCCCGCCGACCAGCCAGCCTACCTCAACCAGGCCGTGGCGCTGCGCACCGCACTGACTCCGGGGGCCCTGCTGGCCCACTGCCTGGCCACTGAAGCCGCCGCCGGCCGCGAGCGGCACGAGCGCTGGGGCAGCCGCACCCTCGACGTGGACGTACTGCTCTACGACGACCGCATCATCGATACCCCCACCCTAACCGTGCCGCACCCACGCCTGCCATCGAGGCGGTTCGCGCTGGGGCCCTTGGCCGAAATCGCCGCCACGTTGGTCCACCCACAGCGGCACCTTACCATCGCCGAACTACTTGCCCGTTGCCCCGATCCGCTGGCCGTGCGGCCGTGGGCAGCGACTGGCTAA
- a CDS encoding alpha/beta hydrolase family protein produces MLAHVPFILTGLRHGRPFAADATFRADSRAKPVVVFVHGFKGFKDWGHFPQLADFFAEQGFVFVKLNLSHNGVVVGGTGDLEDLDAFGRNNFSLELDDLGQLLDALGTPGATPLPAAELDLARLSLVGHSRGGALVLLKAAEDARVRAVATWAAIADIDQRWGPAVLAEWARAGQLLVPNSRTGQPLPMYYQIVEDYEANRPRLDILANVTQRLPQPLLIVHGEADETVPLEAAHTLHAAKPGAELLLVPGATHMFGGAHPWPGATLPEPAGLVAARTAEFLARQA; encoded by the coding sequence ATGCTCGCCCACGTCCCGTTCATTCTCACCGGCTTGCGCCACGGCCGGCCGTTTGCCGCCGATGCCACGTTCCGGGCCGACAGCCGCGCCAAGCCGGTGGTGGTTTTTGTGCACGGCTTTAAAGGCTTTAAGGATTGGGGTCATTTCCCGCAGCTGGCCGATTTTTTTGCCGAACAAGGCTTCGTGTTTGTCAAGCTGAACCTGTCGCACAACGGCGTGGTGGTGGGCGGCACCGGCGATTTGGAGGACTTAGACGCTTTTGGCCGCAACAACTTCAGCCTGGAGCTCGACGATTTGGGCCAGCTGCTCGACGCCCTGGGTACGCCCGGGGCCACGCCCCTGCCCGCGGCCGAGCTGGACTTGGCCCGGCTCTCGCTCGTGGGCCACAGCCGCGGCGGGGCCCTGGTGCTGCTCAAGGCCGCCGAGGACGCCCGGGTGCGGGCCGTGGCCACCTGGGCCGCCATCGCCGACATCGACCAGCGCTGGGGCCCCGCGGTGCTGGCCGAGTGGGCCCGCGCCGGCCAGCTGCTAGTGCCCAACAGCCGCACCGGCCAGCCCCTGCCCATGTACTACCAGATTGTGGAGGACTACGAAGCCAACCGCCCGCGGCTCGACATCCTGGCCAACGTGACGCAGCGCCTGCCCCAGCCCCTGCTCATCGTGCACGGCGAGGCCGACGAAACCGTGCCCCTGGAAGCCGCCCACACCCTGCACGCCGCCAAGCCCGGCGCTGAGCTGCTGCTGGTGCCCGGGGCCACGCACATGTTCGGCGGGGCCCACCCCTGGCCCGGCGCGACGCTGCCCGAGCCGGCTGGCCTGGTGGCGGCGCGCACGGCCGAGTTTCTGGCCCGCCAGGCGTGA
- a CDS encoding polyprenyl synthetase family protein, whose amino-acid sequence MPQLSSVSLDQIQAPIAAEMAEFEHKFRQSMRTNVLLLDKIMGYIVKRKGKQIRPMFVFFSARIALPDAAGPLPEATFRGATLIELLHTATLVHDDVVDESNYRRGFFSINALWKNKIAVLVGDYLLSRGMQLALEHDDFQLLKIVNNAVRELSEGELLQIEKARKLDITEDVYFDIIRQKTASLIASCTAVGAASTGADKETVERARLFGEKVGMAFQIKDDLFDYGTAEIGKPVGIDIKEKKMTLPLIYALQQASWLEKRRMIFNVKNNEGHRERVQQVIEFVKQSGGLDYAIATMERYRDEALKILHTFPESTSRTSLEQLINYTIEREK is encoded by the coding sequence ATGCCGCAGCTTTCCTCCGTTTCCCTCGACCAGATTCAGGCCCCCATTGCGGCTGAAATGGCTGAGTTTGAGCACAAATTTCGCCAGTCGATGCGCACCAACGTGCTGCTGCTCGATAAGATCATGGGCTACATTGTGAAGCGCAAGGGCAAGCAGATCCGGCCGATGTTCGTGTTTTTTTCGGCCCGCATTGCCCTGCCCGACGCCGCGGGGCCCCTGCCCGAAGCCACCTTCCGCGGGGCCACCCTCATCGAGCTGCTGCACACCGCCACGCTGGTGCACGACGACGTGGTAGACGAGAGCAACTACCGCCGCGGTTTCTTTTCCATCAACGCGCTGTGGAAGAACAAAATAGCTGTGCTGGTGGGCGACTACCTGCTCTCGCGGGGCATGCAGCTGGCGCTGGAGCACGACGATTTTCAGCTGCTGAAAATCGTGAATAACGCCGTGCGCGAGCTGAGCGAAGGTGAGCTGCTGCAAATCGAAAAAGCCCGTAAGCTCGACATTACGGAGGACGTGTACTTCGACATTATCCGCCAGAAGACGGCCTCCCTCATTGCCTCCTGCACGGCCGTGGGGGCCGCCTCCACTGGCGCCGACAAGGAAACCGTGGAACGCGCCCGCCTTTTCGGCGAGAAGGTAGGCATGGCCTTCCAGATAAAAGACGACCTGTTCGACTATGGCACAGCCGAAATCGGCAAGCCGGTAGGCATCGACATCAAGGAAAAAAAGATGACGCTGCCGCTGATTTACGCCCTCCAGCAGGCCAGCTGGCTGGAGAAGCGCCGCATGATTTTCAACGTCAAAAATAACGAGGGCCACCGCGAACGGGTGCAGCAGGTCATCGAGTTCGTGAAGCAGTCAGGCGGCCTGGACTACGCCATCGCCACCATGGAAAGGTACCGCGATGAGGCCCTCAAAATTTTGCATACCTTTCCCGAGTCGACCAGCCGCACCTCGCTGGAGCAGCTAATTAA